A portion of the Oscillospiraceae bacterium genome contains these proteins:
- the ftsZ gene encoding cell division protein FtsZ — translation MALMLDEEMDENVTTIKVIGVGGGGGNAVNRMVSDGLQGVEFIAMNTDQQALAKNHATVKVQLGSKLTKGRGAGADPEIGQRAAEESKDEIANALKGSQMVFITAGMGGGTGTGAAPVVAEVAHDLGILTVGIVTKPFSFEGKRKMGLAEQGIANLLMHVDSLIVIPNERLKMISQEKITLMNAFQAADNVLRQGVESISALINVPAFINLDFADVRSIMKDAGYAHMGVGSAKGAGKAENAAKAAISSPLLETSIAGAHGVIINITSSPDIGLEDVETAAGLITQSAHPDANIIWGTAFDENLSDEMRVTVVATGFDNKSASDLRSSINNAMGGAQSVPSAVFSSDTGSAATAAAPAAAPAAPAAAAKPVEEESSDNRYYDELLAILNKRK, via the coding sequence ATGGCATTGATGCTCGATGAAGAAATGGACGAAAATGTTACGACGATCAAGGTGATCGGTGTTGGCGGCGGCGGCGGCAACGCCGTGAACCGCATGGTCAGCGATGGCCTGCAGGGCGTGGAGTTCATTGCGATGAACACGGACCAGCAGGCGCTGGCCAAGAACCATGCCACCGTCAAGGTCCAGCTGGGCTCCAAGCTCACCAAGGGCCGCGGCGCAGGTGCCGACCCTGAGATCGGCCAGCGTGCCGCTGAAGAAAGCAAGGACGAGATCGCAAACGCGCTCAAGGGCTCCCAGATGGTGTTCATCACCGCCGGTATGGGCGGCGGCACCGGCACCGGTGCGGCTCCTGTGGTGGCTGAGGTGGCACACGACCTGGGCATCCTGACCGTGGGCATCGTCACCAAGCCCTTCTCTTTTGAGGGCAAGCGCAAGATGGGCCTGGCTGAGCAGGGCATTGCCAACCTGCTGATGCATGTGGACAGCCTGATCGTGATCCCGAATGAGCGCCTGAAGATGATCAGCCAGGAGAAGATCACCCTGATGAACGCCTTCCAGGCTGCCGACAACGTGCTGCGTCAGGGCGTCGAGTCCATTTCCGCCCTGATCAACGTGCCCGCCTTCATCAATCTGGACTTCGCCGACGTGCGCTCCATCATGAAGGATGCCGGTTACGCGCACATGGGCGTGGGCAGCGCCAAGGGTGCCGGCAAGGCCGAGAACGCCGCCAAGGCTGCCATTTCCAGCCCGTTGCTGGAGACCAGCATTGCCGGTGCACACGGCGTTATCATCAACATCACTTCCAGCCCCGACATCGGCCTGGAGGACGTGGAGACCGCAGCCGGCCTCATCACCCAGAGCGCTCATCCGGATGCGAACATCATCTGGGGTACTGCGTTTGACGAGAACCTGTCCGACGAGATGCGCGTGACCGTCGTTGCTACCGGCTTCGACAACAAGAGTGCCAGCGACCTGCGCAGCAGCATCAACAACGCCATGGGCGGTGCCCAGTCGGTGCCGTCGGCAGTGTTCAGCAGCGATACCGGCAGCGCAGCCACTGCTGCTGCTCCGGCAGCAGCCCCGGCCGCTCCGGCAGCTGCCGCAAAGCCCGTGGAAGAGGAAAGCAGCGACAACCGTTACTACGACGAGCTGCTGGCCATCCTGAACAAGCGGAAGTAA